One genomic region from Mesorhizobium terrae encodes:
- a CDS encoding beta strand repeat-containing protein: MSAVGISTTPANRSALRIVIASLTAALTASVAPLALIVAAGPALADSIGQNGGNGGNAPNSSTAGSGGGAGPAGDSSTTGTGGGWGATGGSGNGGGGGGSDSGGGGGQGKGYGSGGGGGGAGGAGLTLTTGLTNNATIAGGNGGNGGSGASLYNQSYNVGGGGGGGGGGSGIIVTTGANLTNSGTITGGGGGGGAGGVGPGAGDGFANPYGNGAGGNGGNGITATISSGLTITNSGTIRGGGGGTDFLNYQPYRPQAGGYGIIGQNLTINNSGTILGGARGGAGGLSGSLNTAIVITGGTNSITALAGSNIGAIELGGNTKLAGIFNNTVQVNGGVTVTVTGADASGDVSGITTLTNYGTISVGSGRTLSAATIGNAGTISLADAAVLFGTGNTLNNGGTINVGTNGIVMDNGNINNNPGGFINFNGPGGTAILSPGAGYAVNNSGTINVVGGDVNVQMSPINNQNNGMLSLTGGDMFNVSTLENSDTATINVGAGRKLSLQILNLNGGSVTGTGTIEAANSFNISNTGTIDAKLTGTAYLLKGAPGTMVLTGANSYTGGTTVNVGMLMAGSAGAFVGNTAYTVNTNGVLNLSSFGLTMSSLSGTGGIVALGSAALTVNQTANTTYAGAITGSGSLAKSGSGTFVLTGPNTYWGGTTVSGGTLRAGSATGFVANTDYTLTGGTLDLNGYDLTMSSLSGSGGAVALGAANLTVDQAINTTFAGGITGTGALTKSGTGILALLGTGSYSGGTTVNDGTLRAGSAGAFVANTAYTVNGGTLDLNNYNLTMSSLSGTGGTVALGLGNLTVDQATNTTFAGATSGGGTLTKSGGGALTLTGANAHTGDTTISGTGALRIGDGGTSGSMAGNIIDNSVLQFNRSDTSTYAGNISGSGVVEQIGTGRTILTGTHSYSGLTSIHGGTLQLGDAGTTTTIAGPVKVWGGGTLDVVNANMSAIGNVENAGTTNFRNAANAGTAQITNDAGATLAFHDTSTAGTANITTHGGSVAFNNDSKGGSATITSVSNGSLAFNDTSNAGAATIMNTFGSLTFSGDSKAGTAGITNHSSFAFSNNSSADSAVITNLGGTLNFNGTSLGGSATIINSATVAFNDTSSAGRANIENNTGLSFNNFATAGDSIITNKSGATLDFNDTSNAGGANITNDGTATFSADASAANAIITNNNSLTFQGNSTASAAAITNNAVLNFTGNATAYSATVTTDAGGATRFQGSSNGGTARFITKAGGLFNISSLTGTGTTAGSIEGAGAYYLGSKTLTVGGNHQSTEVDGVIADNDGGAIAGTGGSLAKTGAGTLTLSGDNTYTGGTTLLGGAVQASRDANLGAASGALTFNGGALKLGAAFNLAATRQITLAAAGGTIDTNSFGTEISQGITGTGGLTKTGLGTLTLSGDSDYTGPTTVSDGKLLVNGSIKSTVTVDTGATIGGTGKLSNTIVNGTLAIGNSPGKLTVDGDLTLGASSTSLFELGAPGIVGGPLNDLVYVTGNLTLGGTLQTPAAVSGYYRLFNVDGTVSGDYSSVPTDASVQTAIPNQVNLFIQHAGQIVQFWDGADSAGNGSVDGGAGTWSAGGTNWTGAPGAANFNDQWHGSVGVFSGTGGLVSVSGPVAFEGIQFTQDGYKIAGDDLILSGDSAGNTAASFITIAGGANAEIESVITGAAGIGIDKYGSGTLTLTGASTYTGATTIKAGTLALAGKGSIAQSSVVAVEDGTFDISATTLPFPAITSLAGTSSGTVQLGTKGLVIGNGSTEFAGSIKGNGGLEIAGGTQTLSGVNTYTNATQIDNGAKLALKGAGSIATSAYVGFALGGTLDISQTTTGASVRGLASTTGTGIVALGSKTLTITNGSVFGGSIRDGGIAGGSAGNVVIANGATQMFSGVNTYAGSTTVDAGGTLQLSGDGSVFTSSGVVANGVFDISDQSTGSGPGIKSLTGGGAVYLGGRDLTIANAGGTFSGVISDCGATGTDCYAGSTGGGLVLAGGTLTLTGANTYSGGTTVGYFGAPESTTLVVTNNQAVGTGRVLLNAAGIFKAGADGLTFNNRFAVSPSYGTIDTNGHTMTIAGVIADNGDPGTLHKIGAGTLVLTNANTYGDGTVVKAGTLQLGNGGTTGSILGNVELGGILAFNRSDAYTSSGVISDMAGSHGQVVQNGTGVVKLTGTNSYSGGTFLNKGVVAVSNDANLGNAAGGLTFDGGTLRYDAAFDLAATRTVTLGNGGGTFDSNGFTAGVASNIVGSGGLTKTGTGSLVLSGTNNYTGQTTVSEGALTASKANAFSSHSAVSVASGARLDLGGLDQVIGTLSGAGSVAMGSGALTVNETSNSTFSGGISGGGSFTKTGASKLMLSGTSTYTGQTFVKQGTLSVNGSIASSSGITVDAGGTLGGTGTVSSVTVNSGGTLAPGNSIGTVNVAGNLAFGAGSTYAVEVDPAAADRTNVTGTANLSGGTVATSYATATYIQKTYTILNALGGLGGTTFAGLTGTTPTGFTQKLAYDGTNAYLVLDLDIREPGNPGGPGNPGNPGGPSFDPLNRNQRSVANTIVGYFDAKGGLPAEFGALDQTGLSLVSGEATAGAISAGIQSTDQFLGLLAGEALTGRAAPAASAGSGTAAYAEEPTDGKAQTELAALGGKSGRVADPLARIFDSRWQSWGAAYGGSAEIGGDAAAGSHDTDLNTFGLAGGIARRWNDGVLGIALGGGSSDFHLADKLGGGQARFFNAGAFARHDFGDAYVAAAAAYTFYDVETSRTVLGNSLSGDFNAHAFSGRVEAGYGIETPVATLTPYAAFQAIAYRIPGYAETGLGSFGLAYKGNTTTVTRTELGARLDRTVGLENGAALALSGRLALAINGGDSIGFTAGFPALAGTSFSIEGANPDHYSALVDAGAEYSTASGFFAGLSLQGEFSGNVQNLSGKAKVGLRW; this comes from the coding sequence GTGAGTGCTGTAGGAATTTCCACGACGCCGGCCAATCGGTCCGCGCTGCGTATCGTCATCGCCTCGTTGACAGCCGCGCTGACGGCCTCCGTCGCACCGCTGGCGCTGATCGTGGCAGCGGGACCAGCGCTGGCCGACAGCATCGGCCAGAACGGCGGGAATGGCGGCAATGCGCCGAATTCCTCGACGGCGGGCTCCGGCGGCGGGGCTGGCCCCGCCGGGGACAGTTCGACGACGGGTACGGGCGGTGGCTGGGGAGCTACGGGCGGTTCCGGCAATGGCGGCGGCGGCGGCGGTTCGGACAGCGGCGGCGGCGGCGGCCAAGGCAAAGGTTACGGGTCGGGCGGCGGCGGCGGCGGCGCCGGCGGCGCCGGGCTCACACTGACCACGGGCCTTACCAACAACGCCACGATCGCCGGCGGCAATGGCGGCAATGGCGGGTCCGGCGCTTCACTATACAACCAATCGTACAACGTTGGTGGAGGAGGAGGAGGCGGTGGCGGAGGCTCCGGCATCATCGTCACGACAGGCGCGAATCTTACCAATTCCGGAACGATTACGGGCGGTGGCGGCGGCGGCGGGGCCGGGGGCGTCGGCCCGGGCGCTGGCGACGGCTTCGCAAATCCGTACGGCAACGGCGCAGGCGGCAACGGCGGCAACGGCATCACCGCAACGATTTCCAGTGGGCTGACGATCACCAATTCCGGTACGATCCGGGGCGGGGGCGGCGGAACAGACTTCCTGAATTACCAGCCCTATCGCCCGCAAGCCGGCGGCTACGGCATCATCGGCCAGAACCTGACCATCAACAACAGCGGCACGATCCTGGGCGGCGCGCGCGGGGGCGCGGGCGGCCTGTCTGGCAGCCTCAACACCGCGATCGTCATCACCGGCGGCACCAACAGCATCACCGCGCTCGCGGGCAGCAACATCGGCGCGATCGAGCTCGGCGGTAATACGAAGCTGGCGGGCATCTTCAACAATACGGTCCAGGTCAATGGCGGCGTCACCGTGACCGTCACCGGGGCAGACGCGTCGGGTGACGTTTCCGGCATCACGACGCTGACGAACTACGGGACCATCTCGGTCGGAAGCGGCCGTACCCTGTCGGCGGCCACCATCGGCAATGCTGGGACGATCAGCCTGGCTGACGCAGCAGTGCTTTTCGGCACCGGCAATACGCTGAACAACGGCGGTACCATCAATGTCGGCACCAACGGCATCGTGATGGACAATGGTAACATCAACAACAATCCCGGCGGCTTCATCAATTTTAATGGTCCGGGCGGTACGGCGATACTTTCTCCCGGAGCCGGATACGCCGTCAACAATAGCGGCACCATCAATGTCGTCGGCGGCGACGTCAACGTGCAGATGAGCCCCATCAACAACCAGAACAACGGCATGCTGTCGCTCACCGGCGGCGACATGTTCAATGTCTCCACCTTGGAAAATTCGGACACGGCGACCATCAATGTCGGCGCGGGCCGCAAGCTCAGCCTGCAAATCCTCAACCTCAATGGCGGCAGCGTTACCGGAACAGGCACGATCGAAGCCGCAAATTCGTTCAATATCTCGAATACCGGTACGATCGACGCGAAGCTGACCGGCACGGCTTATCTGCTCAAAGGTGCGCCCGGCACGATGGTCCTGACGGGTGCCAACAGCTATACCGGCGGTACGACGGTCAATGTCGGCATGTTGATGGCCGGATCGGCGGGCGCTTTCGTGGGCAACACGGCCTATACGGTCAATACCAACGGCGTGCTCAATCTAAGCAGCTTCGGGCTCACGATGTCGTCGCTATCGGGCACCGGCGGAATTGTCGCGCTTGGCTCGGCCGCTCTCACCGTCAACCAAACTGCGAACACCACCTACGCCGGCGCGATCACCGGCAGCGGCAGCTTGGCCAAGAGCGGTTCGGGGACATTCGTCCTCACCGGTCCCAACACCTATTGGGGCGGCACCACGGTGTCGGGTGGCACATTGCGTGCCGGTTCGGCCACAGGGTTCGTGGCGAACACCGATTACACGCTCACCGGTGGCACGCTTGACCTCAACGGCTACGACCTCACCATGTCGAGCCTCTCGGGCAGCGGCGGTGCGGTGGCGCTCGGCGCGGCCAATCTTACCGTCGACCAGGCTATCAATACGACCTTTGCCGGTGGGATTACCGGGACGGGTGCGCTCACCAAAAGCGGAACCGGCATACTCGCGCTGCTGGGTACCGGCAGCTATAGCGGTGGCACGACCGTGAACGACGGCACGTTGCGGGCGGGATCGGCGGGTGCCTTTGTGGCCAACACGGCTTACACGGTCAATGGCGGCACGCTCGACCTTAACAACTACAATCTCACCATGTCATCGCTGTCGGGTACCGGCGGCACCGTGGCGCTCGGTTTGGGCAATCTCACCGTCGATCAAGCGACGAACACCACCTTCGCCGGTGCTACCTCGGGTGGAGGCACCCTCACCAAGAGCGGCGGCGGCGCGCTGACATTGACCGGCGCCAATGCCCATACCGGTGACACCACGATCAGCGGCACCGGGGCATTGCGCATTGGAGACGGCGGCACCAGCGGTTCGATGGCTGGGAACATCATCGACAACTCCGTGCTCCAGTTCAATCGGTCGGATACCTCCACATATGCCGGCAACATCTCGGGAAGCGGGGTAGTCGAGCAGATCGGCACCGGCAGGACGATCCTGACCGGCACGCACAGCTATAGCGGCCTCACATCGATCCACGGCGGCACGCTGCAGCTTGGCGATGCCGGCACGACCACCACCATCGCCGGCCCCGTGAAGGTGTGGGGCGGCGGCACATTGGACGTCGTCAATGCCAATATGAGCGCCATCGGCAACGTCGAGAACGCCGGCACCACGAATTTCCGCAATGCGGCAAACGCTGGTACCGCTCAGATTACCAACGATGCGGGCGCGACCCTCGCCTTCCACGATACCAGTACGGCAGGTACGGCCAACATCACCACTCATGGTGGCAGCGTTGCCTTCAACAACGATAGCAAGGGCGGCAGCGCCACGATCACCAGCGTCTCCAACGGTTCGCTGGCGTTCAACGACACCAGCAATGCCGGTGCCGCCACCATCATGAACACCTTCGGTTCGTTGACCTTCAGCGGCGATAGCAAGGCTGGAACCGCTGGCATCACCAACCACAGCAGTTTCGCGTTCAGCAACAACAGCTCGGCCGACAGCGCCGTCATCACCAATCTCGGCGGTACGCTGAATTTCAACGGCACGAGCCTGGGTGGCAGCGCGACCATCATCAACTCCGCCACCGTCGCCTTCAACGACACCAGCAGCGCCGGTCGTGCCAACATCGAAAACAACACGGGGCTCAGTTTCAACAATTTCGCCACGGCGGGCGATTCCATCATCACCAACAAAAGCGGCGCGACGCTGGATTTCAACGACACGAGCAACGCCGGGGGCGCCAACATCACCAATGATGGCACCGCGACATTCTCTGCCGACGCGAGCGCCGCAAACGCCATCATTACAAACAACAACAGCCTGACGTTCCAGGGCAACAGCACGGCAAGCGCCGCGGCCATTACCAACAATGCCGTCTTGAACTTTACCGGCAATGCCACGGCATACAGTGCCACCGTGACCACCGACGCCGGCGGCGCCACCCGCTTCCAGGGCAGCAGCAACGGCGGCACCGCACGCTTCATCACCAAAGCCGGCGGCCTCTTCAACATTTCCAGCCTGACCGGGACCGGCACGACCGCGGGTTCGATCGAAGGCGCCGGCGCATATTATCTCGGTTCGAAGACGCTGACCGTCGGCGGCAACCACCAGTCGACCGAAGTCGATGGCGTCATAGCCGACAATGACGGCGGCGCCATTGCTGGCACCGGCGGTTCGCTCGCCAAGACCGGTGCCGGAACGCTGACGCTTTCAGGCGACAACACCTACACCGGTGGCACGACGCTGCTGGGGGGCGCCGTGCAGGCTTCGAGGGACGCCAATCTGGGCGCAGCCTCCGGCGCCCTGACCTTCAACGGTGGAGCGCTCAAACTCGGCGCCGCGTTCAATCTCGCCGCGACGCGCCAGATCACGCTCGCCGCCGCCGGCGGCACGATCGACACCAACAGCTTTGGCACTGAGATATCGCAAGGCATCACCGGCACCGGCGGATTGACCAAGACGGGTCTTGGGACCCTGACGCTTTCCGGCGATAGCGACTATACCGGGCCAACGACGGTGAGTGACGGCAAGCTGCTGGTCAACGGTTCGATCAAGTCGACCGTCACGGTCGACACGGGCGCCACGATCGGCGGCACCGGAAAACTGTCGAATACGATCGTCAACGGCACGCTTGCGATCGGCAACAGCCCGGGCAAGCTGACCGTCGATGGCGACCTGACCCTTGGGGCAAGCTCCACCAGCCTGTTCGAACTCGGTGCGCCCGGCATCGTGGGCGGGCCGCTAAACGATCTTGTCTATGTCACCGGCAACCTCACGCTCGGCGGCACCTTGCAGACGCCGGCTGCCGTCTCCGGTTACTACCGGCTCTTCAACGTCGATGGCACCGTCTCCGGCGACTATTCCAGCGTGCCGACGGACGCCAGCGTGCAGACCGCGATCCCCAACCAGGTGAACCTCTTCATCCAGCATGCGGGCCAGATCGTGCAATTCTGGGACGGCGCGGACAGCGCCGGCAATGGCTCGGTCGACGGCGGCGCGGGGACCTGGAGCGCGGGTGGCACCAATTGGACGGGCGCACCCGGCGCCGCTAATTTCAACGACCAGTGGCACGGCTCTGTCGGCGTGTTTTCCGGCACCGGCGGCCTGGTTTCGGTCAGTGGGCCGGTCGCGTTCGAAGGCATCCAGTTCACGCAAGACGGTTACAAGATCGCCGGCGACGACCTGATCCTGAGCGGCGACAGCGCCGGCAATACGGCCGCAAGTTTCATCACTATTGCAGGTGGTGCGAATGCGGAGATCGAGTCGGTGATCACCGGTGCCGCCGGCATCGGCATCGACAAATACGGCAGCGGCACACTGACATTGACTGGCGCCAGCACCTATACCGGCGCCACGACGATCAAGGCGGGCACGCTGGCGCTGGCCGGCAAGGGCAGCATCGCGCAATCCAGTGTCGTGGCGGTGGAAGACGGCACATTCGACATTTCGGCAACGACCTTGCCGTTCCCCGCGATAACCAGCCTTGCCGGAACCTCCTCGGGAACGGTCCAGCTCGGCACGAAGGGGCTGGTCATTGGAAACGGCTCGACCGAGTTTGCCGGTTCGATCAAGGGCAATGGCGGACTGGAAATCGCCGGTGGCACGCAGACCTTGTCCGGCGTCAACACCTACACCAACGCCACCCAGATTGATAACGGCGCCAAATTGGCGCTGAAGGGAGCGGGTTCGATCGCCACTTCCGCCTATGTCGGCTTCGCGCTCGGTGGCACGCTGGATATTTCGCAGACGACGACCGGCGCCAGTGTCCGTGGCCTTGCCAGCACGACGGGGACCGGCATCGTTGCGCTTGGCTCGAAGACGCTGACCATCACCAACGGTTCCGTGTTCGGCGGTTCGATCCGCGATGGCGGCATCGCGGGCGGCTCGGCTGGCAATGTGGTGATCGCCAACGGCGCCACGCAGATGTTCTCCGGCGTCAACACGTATGCCGGTTCGACCACTGTCGATGCCGGCGGTACCCTGCAGCTTTCCGGCGACGGCAGCGTGTTTACCTCCAGCGGCGTCGTTGCCAACGGTGTCTTCGACATTTCCGATCAGAGTACGGGCTCCGGCCCGGGCATCAAATCGCTGACCGGCGGCGGAGCCGTCTATCTCGGCGGCCGGGATCTCACCATCGCCAACGCCGGCGGCACTTTTTCCGGCGTGATCAGCGATTGCGGCGCGACGGGTACGGACTGCTACGCCGGTTCGACCGGCGGCGGCCTCGTGCTCGCAGGTGGCACGCTGACGCTGACGGGCGCCAACACCTACAGCGGTGGCACTACGGTGGGTTATTTCGGAGCGCCGGAAAGCACGACGCTGGTGGTGACCAACAATCAGGCGGTCGGCACCGGTCGCGTCCTCTTGAACGCGGCGGGTATCTTCAAGGCGGGCGCTGACGGGCTGACCTTCAACAACCGCTTCGCGGTCAGTCCGAGCTACGGCACGATCGACACCAACGGCCACACCATGACGATTGCCGGCGTTATCGCCGACAACGGCGATCCGGGCACCCTGCACAAGATCGGCGCTGGCACGCTGGTGCTGACCAATGCCAACACCTATGGCGACGGCACGGTCGTCAAGGCCGGCACGCTGCAGCTCGGCAACGGTGGCACCACCGGCTCGATCCTGGGCAACGTCGAACTCGGCGGTATCCTCGCCTTCAATCGCTCCGACGCCTACACCTCCTCCGGCGTCATCTCGGACATGGCGGGCAGCCACGGCCAGGTCGTGCAGAATGGTACCGGTGTCGTGAAACTGACCGGCACGAACAGCTATTCGGGCGGCACTTTCCTCAACAAGGGCGTTGTCGCTGTCTCCAACGACGCCAATCTTGGCAACGCGGCTGGAGGGCTTACCTTCGATGGCGGTACGTTGCGCTACGACGCGGCGTTCGATCTCGCCGCTACGCGTACGGTTACGCTCGGCAATGGCGGCGGCACTTTCGACAGCAATGGCTTCACCGCGGGCGTTGCATCAAACATTGTCGGTTCGGGCGGACTGACCAAGACCGGCACCGGCTCATTGGTGCTGTCCGGCACCAACAACTACACCGGCCAGACCACGGTTTCGGAAGGCGCGCTCACCGCGAGCAAGGCCAACGCCTTCTCGTCCCACAGCGCGGTTTCGGTGGCGAGCGGCGCGCGCCTCGATCTCGGCGGTCTCGACCAGGTCATCGGCACGCTGTCCGGTGCCGGCTCCGTCGCCATGGGTAGCGGTGCCCTGACCGTGAACGAGACCAGCAATTCCACCTTCTCCGGCGGCATCTCCGGCGGCGGAAGCTTCACCAAGACCGGCGCTAGCAAGCTGATGCTGTCGGGAACGAGCACCTACACCGGCCAGACCTTCGTCAAGCAGGGCACCCTGTCGGTGAACGGCTCGATCGCATCGTCGTCGGGCATCACGGTGGACGCTGGCGGCACGCTCGGCGGCACCGGCACGGTGTCTTCGGTCACCGTCAACAGTGGCGGCACGCTGGCGCCGGGCAATTCGATCGGTACGGTCAACGTCGCCGGCAATCTGGCGTTCGGTGCTGGCTCGACCTATGCGGTCGAAGTCGATCCCGCTGCTGCCGACCGCACCAATGTCACCGGCACCGCCAATCTGTCGGGTGGCACCGTTGCGACCAGTTACGCCACGGCGACCTACATCCAGAAGACCTACACCATTCTCAACGCGTTGGGCGGGCTCGGCGGCACCACATTCGCCGGGCTGACCGGGACGACGCCGACCGGCTTCACCCAGAAGCTCGCCTATGACGGCACCAACGCCTATCTCGTGCTCGACCTCGACATACGCGAGCCTGGAAATCCCGGCGGGCCGGGCAACCCAGGCAATCCTGGTGGGCCAAGCTTCGATCCGCTCAACCGCAACCAGCGCTCTGTCGCCAACACCATCGTCGGCTATTTCGACGCCAAGGGCGGTCTGCCGGCGGAATTCGGCGCTCTTGACCAAACCGGTCTCTCGCTTGTGTCCGGCGAGGCAACGGCGGGTGCGATCAGCGCTGGCATCCAGAGCACGGATCAGTTCCTCGGCCTGCTGGCGGGCGAGGCGTTGACGGGTCGCGCCGCGCCGGCCGCTTCCGCTGGAAGCGGTACGGCCGCCTATGCCGAAGAGCCGACCGATGGGAAGGCGCAAACCGAACTTGCCGCTCTCGGCGGCAAATCCGGTCGTGTCGCCGATCCTCTTGCCAGGATATTCGACAGCCGCTGGCAGAGCTGGGGTGCGGCCTATGGCGGCTCGGCCGAGATCGGCGGAGACGCGGCCGCCGGCTCGCATGATACGGACCTGAACACGTTCGGGCTTGCCGGCGGCATCGCCAGGCGGTGGAACGACGGCGTGCTCGGCATCGCGCTTGGCGGCGGCTCATCCGACTTCCACCTCGCCGACAAACTGGGTGGCGGTCAGGCGCGCTTCTTCAATGCCGGCGCATTCGCAAGGCACGACTTCGGCGACGCCTATGTTGCGGCGGCTGCCGCCTATACATTCTATGATGTCGAAACCAGCCGGACCGTGCTTGGCAATTCGCTCTCGGGCGATTTCAACGCACACGCCTTCTCCGGACGCGTCGAGGCCGGTTATGGCATCGAGACGCCGGTTGCGACGCTCACGCCTTACGCGGCCTTCCAGGCGATCGCCTACCGGATACCGGGTTATGCGGAGACCGGCCTCGGCAGCTTCGGGCTCGCCTACAAGGGCAACACCACGACCGTCACCCGCACCGAGCTCGGCGCCCGGCTGGACCGTACGGTCGGCCTCGAGAACGGTGCAGCCTTGGCGCTTTCGGGACGTCTCGCGCTCGCCATCAATGGCGGCGACAGCATCGGCTTCACGGCCGGCTTCCCGGCGTTGGCCGGTACTTCCTTCTCCATCGAGGGGGCAAATCCGGACCACTATTCAGCGCTGGTCGATGCCGGTGCCGAATACAGCACCGCATCTGGTTTCTTCGCTGGGCTCTCTCTCCAGGGCGAGTTCTCCGGCAATGTCCAGAACCTGTCTGGAAAGGCCAAGGTCGGCTTGCGCTGGTGA
- a CDS encoding winged helix-turn-helix domain-containing tetratricopeptide repeat protein, with translation MLRFAGFELDQRRIELRAPGGEPIRLRPKSFDMLRLFAANAGRVVSKQELMEAIWPNIHVGEDSLFQCIREIRTALGDEGRQLIKVVSGRGYLFDAEVSGDPASFAASAGLSSASEQEGLAQQAGGHAAATVAGPAKKRQFSFGLRSRVAAVIAVLCAVIGFAVAAPMFAPGVVAPENTPTITVMPFVDGGSDPQATSMATNVTDRLADGLAKIDTIRVVTPRSDVTTASLANAPTRPADTDFVVSGELQRSANSWTLEARMTNAATGEVKWTTSVAVDTENTDLALQQSRLAAGVGHELAVRINAVLYPRAGVASPLTGSTKVVVEQALASINQTTRERFTAAQTMLESALANAPDNLDLQVTLSALQTRGIQMNWYSAAESTAAESAARSRLERALQAKPNYLPGLEAYCRFLTATNNFVESLVACAKVLSLDPWNGSALYQLGLTQIQLGRFDDALANFKQADRFDTPAVSRWTWLLGIGWANLLLGHSEEAVPWLQKSIAITPASGRPYMVLAVALQGSGRTDEAKAALAKAMVLRPGSTALNVAPPKRNASPVFLEAGQRFIRTLVELGLPAG, from the coding sequence GTGCTCCGGTTTGCCGGATTTGAGCTTGATCAGCGACGTATCGAACTCCGCGCGCCTGGCGGCGAGCCAATCCGGCTGCGCCCGAAATCCTTCGACATGCTGCGCCTGTTCGCCGCCAATGCCGGGCGCGTCGTCAGCAAACAGGAACTGATGGAGGCTATCTGGCCGAACATCCATGTCGGCGAAGACAGCCTGTTCCAGTGCATTCGCGAAATCAGGACAGCGCTCGGCGACGAAGGACGCCAGCTGATCAAGGTCGTCTCCGGCCGCGGCTATCTGTTCGATGCCGAGGTGTCGGGCGATCCGGCCAGTTTTGCCGCGTCTGCCGGGCTTTCGTCCGCTTCGGAGCAGGAGGGGTTGGCACAACAAGCCGGTGGCCACGCTGCAGCTACAGTCGCCGGCCCGGCAAAGAAACGGCAGTTCTCGTTCGGCCTGCGTAGCCGCGTCGCTGCGGTCATCGCCGTTCTTTGCGCGGTCATCGGTTTTGCCGTCGCCGCGCCGATGTTCGCGCCAGGCGTCGTTGCCCCTGAGAACACGCCGACGATCACCGTGATGCCCTTCGTCGATGGAGGCAGCGACCCGCAAGCGACATCGATGGCGACGAACGTCACGGACCGCCTTGCCGACGGCCTTGCCAAGATCGATACGATCCGCGTGGTGACGCCACGGTCGGATGTAACAACCGCTTCACTCGCCAACGCGCCAACACGCCCGGCGGACACCGACTTCGTGGTGAGCGGCGAATTGCAGCGGAGCGCAAACAGCTGGACGCTGGAAGCGCGCATGACCAATGCCGCGACCGGCGAGGTCAAGTGGACCACCTCTGTGGCGGTCGACACGGAAAACACAGACCTGGCGCTCCAGCAATCCCGGCTCGCCGCCGGCGTCGGACACGAACTCGCCGTCCGCATCAACGCCGTACTTTATCCGAGAGCTGGCGTGGCCAGCCCACTGACAGGCAGCACAAAGGTCGTGGTCGAGCAGGCGCTCGCCTCGATCAACCAGACGACGCGCGAGCGCTTCACGGCCGCGCAGACGATGCTGGAAAGCGCGCTCGCCAACGCGCCCGACAATCTCGACCTGCAGGTCACGCTGTCCGCGTTGCAGACACGCGGGATTCAGATGAACTGGTACAGCGCCGCCGAGAGTACGGCGGCGGAGAGCGCCGCCAGATCACGGCTGGAGCGTGCGCTGCAGGCCAAGCCCAACTACCTGCCGGGGCTGGAAGCCTATTGCCGTTTCCTCACCGCCACCAACAATTTCGTCGAAAGCCTGGTGGCCTGCGCAAAGGTGCTGAGCCTCGATCCATGGAACGGGTCGGCGCTCTATCAACTGGGCCTTACCCAGATTCAGCTCGGGCGCTTTGATGACGCGCTGGCAAACTTCAAACAGGCGGATCGCTTCGACACGCCAGCAGTCTCGCGCTGGACCTGGCTGCTCGGAATAGGCTGGGCCAATCTGCTTCTCGGCCACAGTGAGGAAGCGGTGCCGTGGCTGCAGAAGTCGATCGCCATCACGCCGGCATCGGGGCGGCCCTATATGGTGCTGGCCGTCGCGCTGCAGGGTTCCGGACGGACGGACGAGGCAAAGGCGGCGCTGGCGAAAGCCATGGTTTTGCGACCCGGTTCGACGGCACTCAATGTCGCGCCGCCGAAGCGAAACGCCAGTCCGGTCTTTCTCGAAGCGGGCCAGCGTTTCATCCGGACGCTGGTCGAGCTCGGGTTACCAGCCGGCTAG